The following proteins are co-located in the Pseudomonas antarctica genome:
- a CDS encoding DUF1348 family protein, translated as MSSNAEVRPPLPPFTRESAIEKVRLAEDGWNSRDPQRVSLAYTPDTQWRNRAEFAHNREEAKGFLTRKWAKELDYRLIKELWAFTGNRIAVRYAYEWHDDSGNWFRSYGNENWEFDENGLMANRFACINDLPIKENERKFHWPLGRRPDDHPGLSDLGL; from the coding sequence ATGTCATCCAACGCCGAAGTACGTCCGCCGCTGCCTCCATTTACCCGGGAGTCCGCCATCGAGAAAGTCCGCCTGGCCGAAGACGGCTGGAATTCCCGGGACCCGCAGCGGGTGTCGCTGGCTTATACGCCGGACACGCAGTGGCGAAACCGCGCCGAGTTTGCGCACAACCGCGAAGAGGCCAAAGGTTTCCTCACCCGTAAATGGGCCAAGGAGCTGGACTATCGGCTGATCAAGGAGTTGTGGGCGTTTACCGGCAACCGCATCGCCGTGCGTTATGCCTATGAGTGGCACGACGACTCCGGCAACTGGTTCCGGTCCTATGGCAATGAGAACTGGGAATTCGACGAGAACGGCTTGATGGCGAATCGTTTTGCCTGCATCAACGACCTGCCTATCAAGGAAAACGAGCGCAAGTTCCACTGGCCGCTGGGCCGGCGCCCGGATGATCACCCAGGCTTGTCTGACCTGGGTTTATAG
- a CDS encoding TetR/AcrR family transcriptional regulator, whose protein sequence is MNDMTLSETRDIILDVTEKLIYRHGIAATGMELLVKTAGVSRNSIYRYFANKDELVIAALQRRDARWMQWLRDEVQRSEGSGERLLALFSALKAWFGSADFRGCAFINTSGETGNPQDPVRLLAKAHKQKLFEYARELCQAHGTAAPEQQAAQLLILIDGAITVALVMGDSTAADNAQCMARTLLGL, encoded by the coding sequence ATGAACGATATGACCCTGAGTGAAACCCGCGACATTATCCTCGACGTTACCGAAAAGCTGATCTATCGCCACGGCATCGCCGCCACGGGCATGGAGTTGCTGGTGAAAACGGCCGGTGTTTCGCGCAACAGTATTTACCGTTACTTCGCCAACAAAGATGAGCTGGTGATCGCCGCGCTGCAACGCCGCGACGCACGCTGGATGCAGTGGCTGCGCGATGAAGTGCAACGCAGCGAAGGCAGTGGCGAACGCCTGCTGGCGCTGTTCAGCGCCCTCAAGGCCTGGTTCGGCTCGGCGGACTTTCGTGGTTGCGCTTTTATCAATACCAGTGGCGAAACCGGCAACCCGCAAGACCCGGTGCGCCTGCTGGCCAAGGCGCATAAACAGAAACTGTTCGAGTACGCACGTGAACTGTGTCAAGCCCATGGCACCGCAGCCCCCGAACAGCAGGCCGCGCAACTGCTGATCCTGATCGACGGCGCCATTACCGTTGCCTTGGTGATGGGCGATTCAACGGCTGCTGATAACGCGCAATGCATGGCGCGAACGTTATTGGGGCTTTGA